AATCCTCCCCTCCGTGAAAAGAGGAGAGGAAAAGTACACAAGCAGAAAGAGGATCGAAAAGATCGTTACAGCGGAGACCGATGTGGCGATCAAGAGTATCCCTTCAACCCATTTTTCGGAAATTCGGTTACGGGCGATTGCTACCGGCCTCTCCTCTTTATACGCGGTAGGCATCATTTCGTCTGAAGCGGAATGTATCCATGTTTCTTTACGATCTCAGCCCCTTCGGAGCTCATGACGTAATCAATAAAAGCTTTTACCAGCTTGGATGGTTCCCCTTTCGTATTCATGTAAAGCTTTCGAACAACCGGATAGCTCCCATTCATGGCGTTTTCCTGTGTAGCGGCAACACCATCCAAAGCGAGGGCCTTAATGCTTTGATCCACATGGCCAATGCTCACATAGCCTATGGCATCCTTATCCTGGGATACCGCAACTTTCATCGCGCCGTTGGATGGAACGATATTCGTCGCTGTCGCCACAGGGCCCTTCTTCAAAAGCTTTTCCCAAAATACCTCGCGAGTCCCACTGGCCTCATCACGGCCAAAGAGATGGATCGGTGCATCTTTCCCGCCGACATCCTTCCAATTGGCGATTGTGCCTGCAAAGACGTCTTTAGCCTGCTGCGCTGAAAGCCCTGTGAGGGGATTGTCCGGATGGACCACTATGGCAACACCGTCCAGCGCGAACGGGTAGGATTTGAGGCCGTACTTGCTGATCTCATCTTCCGAGAGCGGCCGACCGGTGTTTCCTATATCGACAAGACCTTCGCCGACCTTCTGAACTCCAATGCCTGATCCTCCGCCTTCAATTGTAATGCGGATTTTCGGATTGTATGTCATGATGGCTTTCGCTGCATCGTTCATGACCGGTATGTGGGCCGTTCCGCCAGCGATGTTGATCGTCCCTTCAAGTCCCGCAAAAGAGTCGAGATCACCGCACAAGGCAGGATTTGAAAAAAACAGCAATCCCATCAGAACCAGAACCAAAAGGGTGGACACTCCTCCGTTTTTTCCCATGCTTTTCCCTCCTCAAGACAGTTCAAAGACTATATTGCCATTTTGAAAGTTTGTTGCTGGCAAACAGGCACATGCTATTCTTTCTCGATATTTTGTTCTCCTGTCCGTTCGTGCCGAGGTATCGAAGCATGAGCAGACTTGATCCTCTTATACGGAGCTGAAATGCCGATTTTGAGATACCAGAAGGGTATAGGAAGAATCGGGAGGTTTTTCAAATTGGAAATATCAATTGAATTTTTGTTAAATTATCGTTAAAGGCGATACATCATTATGGTCGATACATGCTTTGTCTTCAAGCAGTAACTGGCTGGACCGGGCGGACGAATCGATAAGGCGGACCAGTCAACATATCAAAGGAAGCCCTATGGTTTTCGTTCATTCGATTGAGATGGGGTTGTTCGCACATACGCCCCAAAAGCAGGACAGCAAAAGGGGGGAGTGGTCTGTTTTGATCACTTCCCCTTGAACTTTCCGGTTGGTAGCGAATGGTTCGCCCCTACCAGCTTCCGATTCAGAAGTATTTCCTGAAAATGGCCCTCGTGTTGGAATCCGCATTGCATGCATGTTCCGTAATTCGACGAGGTTAGGGTATTGACTGTGTAGTAAATTTAGCATAACATATTTTAAATATTGCCGAATCCTGCATGAACAGGAGCGGGGGACCCGGTTTTTTGGGGCGTATCTCCTTTTGAAGGAGTAGAGCAAACTCTTCGGCTCGAGCCCGTCAGCTAACCTCGCAGGTGTCGAAGGGTAGAGCTATCCGGAGTTGTCCGGGGAGGTCTATCCTCCTAACAATCTAACGATTGAGCTTCGGAGGCTTTCAGTTGAAAAAACTTTCTTCCTCTAATGGCGGAAATCCGTCTTCCTTACATCCACTTCATTCCCTGGAATCGTCTAAAAGTCATCCTTCAGCCGAAATTGAAGCTTTGAACAGCGGCGTTTCGCCCCGGGCGAGGACACTTGCTCTGGCACTGGGAGCCCTCGGGGTGGTTTATGGGGATATTGGTACGAGTCCTCTTTACGCTGTCAAGGAATGTTTTCACGGATTGCATGCAATTGCCCTGAACACAGGGAATATTCTTGGAGTACTATCGCTTATTTTTTGGTCGCTTACCATGGTGGTGAGCATAAAGTATGTGGCTTTCATCTTGCGTGCGGACAACAACGGAGAGGGGGGAATCTACGCCCTCCTTGCACTCATTCCCGTAAGCAAAAGCTCGATTCCGACGCGCATTCATTCTGCTGTGGTTATCGCTGCCATATTCGGTGCAGCTCTCCTCTACGGGGATGGCATCATAACTCCGGCCATCTCTGTACTCTCCGCCATTGAGGGCCTTAAGGTTGCAACAGAATCTGCATCTTCTTTTATATTGCCTCTTACCTGTGTCGTACTTCTGTTGCTCTTTCTGGTGCAGCGGCATGGTACAGCTGGGATCGGGAAGGTCTTCGGCCCCATCGTCCTCATCTGGTTTGCAGCGATTGCAGCACTCGGTATTGCTGCAATCAAGTCAAATCCCCATATATTGATCGCATTAAACCCTCTTTATGCCATATCCTTTTTTGCTGAAAACAGGTTACATGGCATGGTGGTGCTTGGATCGGTCGTCCTTTGCATAACAGGAGGTGAAGCGCTTTATGCAGATCTTGGGCACTTCGGGACCAAAGCCATTCGGCTCTCATGGTTTTCCATCGCTTTTCCTGCACTTCTTCTCAATTATTTCGGGCAGGGCGCGCTTCTTCTCGACAATCCGGATTTTGCTTTCAATCCCTTTTATGGATTAGTTCCAAAATCTTTTCTCTATCCCATGGTTGCATTATCCACTATGGCGACAGTCATCGCATCGCAGGCGATGATCACCGGAGTCTTTTCCCTCACGCAGCAAGCGGTGCAGCTTGGATTTTCTCCCCGCATGCACATCGTGCATACTTCTTCCGAAACCCGGGGCCAGATCTATGTCCCTCACATAAACTATGCTTTGATGCTCGCCTGCATCGGACTTGTGCTTGCCTTCCGGGAGTCGAGCCGTTTGGCAGGAGCATACGGCATTGCGGTTACTGCAACAATGGGGATCACATCGGTTCTTTACTTTTTCGTCACTACCCGGAGATGGCAGTGGTCGCTCTGGAAGGCTATTCCATTGGTGGGCATCTTCATTGTCTTTGATCTGGCCTATTTCGGTTCAAATCTTTTGAAGCTTGCTGATGGAGGGTGGTTTACACTCGCTGTCGGGGCAGTCATCATGATTGCCATGACCACATGGCGGGATGGACGGGCTGAGCTTGCGAGGAAGATGTTGAGCACAAGGTTTCCGCTGAGCCTTTTCATAGAGGACGTTGCACAAAAGAATCCGCAGCGGGTCCAGGGGACAGCCGTTTTCATGACGGTTTCTCCGGTTGGGACCCCTTCGGCGCTCCTGCATCACTTCAAGCACAATCATGTGTTGCATGAAAAGATCATTTTGCTCTCGGTCCGCTCTGTAGATTTTCCAACGTTACCGGACGATGAAAGACTCAACATGGAGGATCTGGGCCAGGGGTTCTACAGGATTGTTGCGTTCTATGGATTCAGGGAAATGCCTGACGTTCCGGAAGTATTGAAAATGGCTTCCCGTTTTGGAATTCAGATTGAGCCCTCTGCTACAACCTATTTCCTGGGGCGTGAGACACTGCTTACTACCGGGGACTCGAAAATGATGCAATGGCGCAAGACGCTTTTTTCCTTCATGTCAAGAAATGCCTGGACCGCACCGGCCTACTTTGGCATTCCATCGGACCGTGTGATCGAAATAGGTGTGCAGATAGAACTTTGAAAAATCACTCGGCAGCGGCCCCTCCCTTCTTCGAGGGTGCTGCTGCCTGGAATGGCAATTCATAGGAAGAGGCAGATCGGGATTCTTCCCCGACATGGGGAAAAAGAAGACCCCCGACCTGCCTTTTTATGTTTCCTTTTGCCCCTCCGGTCACGGGGATTAGTAGCCTTCTTCTTGAGCCAATTCGGATGTCTTCACCTTGTCTTTGAAGAAATGATAGACCCATGACTGGTAGATGATGATGATCGGAACGAAGATTAGGGCCACGCCCAGCATGATTTTCAGGGTGAGGGGGCTAGACGCGGAATTGAAAATCGTCATGCTGTAGGCGGGATTGATGCTCGATGGGAGCAGATTCGGGTAGAGGCCGGCCACGCCAAAGAGAGTGACTCCCACGATGAGGGTGCAGGAAGCAAACCAGGTTTTCCACCAATGCCCTCTGGCCATATAGATGCGAAGCATGACCAGCGCTCCAACGGCGATGAAGGGAATGAGGACGATGGGAACCATGAAGAGAAACGGGTTCTGAAGATAGTTGTCGTAAAGCCGCGTGTAAAACCACGTACAAACCAGGAACGCTACGGCCACGACGGCAAGAGCGATCCAAAGCTTTCCCGCCAGGGCCGCGGACCTGTCGTGCAGTTCCCCTTCGGTTTTCACTGCCAGCCAGACAGCGCCATGCACCGTGAAAAGGAGCGTAAAGAAGATCCCTCCCAGGAGTCCGTAGGGATTGAGCAGAGAAAAGAGATTTCCCTGAAAGACGCCGGCTTCATCGATGGGGATTCCCTGGAAAATGTTGGCAAAAGCCACACCCAGCAGAAGGGCGGGTGCAAGACTTCCGATGAAAAGGCAGGCATCCCAGATGGATTTCCAGCGGGGATTTTCCACCTGGTGCCGGAATTCGTTGGCGACGCCACGCAGAATGAGCGCAAAGAGGATCAGCATGAGCGCTGAATAGAGTCCGCTGAACATGACGGCGTAGGTGGCGGGGAAGGCTGCGAATGTGACACCGCCTGCAGTGATGAGCCATACTTCGTTTCCGTTCCAGTAGGGCCCCATGGCATGGTAGACGACCCGCTTGTCCGTCTCGTCTTTTGCCAGAAAGGGCATCAGGGTCCCAATGCCGAGGTCGAAGCCGTCGAGCATGAAATAGATGGCCCAGAGAACGCCCCAGAGTACGAACCAAATGGATTCAAGCATTTTCAGTCCCTCCTCGAATCATGCAGCAACCGCTTCGGGTTGAGGACCCTTGCGCGCATGAGAGATGATGAGATAAAAGGCAACCGCACCCAGCAATGAATAGACCCCTATGAAGGCCAGGAGAGAGACGAAAACCTGTGAGGTCGCAATGGGAGAAACGGCATCGGAGGTTTTCATGATCCCGTAGACCACCCATGGTTGCCTTCCCACTTCGGCAAGGGTCCATCCCGCTTCGGCGGCCAGGTAGGGGAGGGGTACGGCGTAAAGCATGATTTTGAGGAAACCGGGGCTCTCTTCCAGCTTGTTGCGTCTGAACCATCCATAAATAGTGAGAAACAGGAATAAAAATCCTAGTGCGATCATTATTCTGAAGGATACGAAAGAAAGGGTCACAGGGGGGCGCTCTTCTTTGGGAAAATCCTTGAGTCCCTTCACCGTAGCATTGGGAGAGTGGTAAGCGAGCATGCTCAGGGCGCCGGGCATACCGCCGAATTCGACGAGATTTTTTTCATTCTTCTCGTCGGGGATCAGGAAGAGATATTGCGGAGCCCTTTGAGTCGTTTCCCAGAGAGATTCCATGGCTGCCAGCTTGGTGGGTTGCACTTTGGCCACTTCAGCGCCGTGCATGTGTCCCTGGACCACTTCAACGATGGAAAAAATCAGGGCAAGAGCGAGTCCCATTCGAAATGATTTGGCGAAAAACGTGGTGTGCTGCTTTTTCAAGAGATGGTAAGCGCAAATGCTCATGACAAAGAAACCCGAAAGAATGTAGGCTGCGCTCAGAGTGTGTACAATGGTGTGCATGGCAAAAGGCTGAGTGATAACTGCCAGGAAATCGGTGAGTTCCGCCCTGCCGTTGCGAATCGTGAATCCCACGGGATGCTGCATCCACGAGTTGGCAATGAGAATCCACCACGCTGAGAGGTTCGATGCGATGGCCACAAGCCAGATGGAGACAGCGTGCGCCTTGGGAGAAAGCCTGTTCCATCCGAACGCCCAGACGGCAATGAAAGTGGATTCCAGGAAAAAGGCGAGAGTGGCCTCTATGGCCAGGAGCGATCCAAAGATATCGCCTACGTAGGTGGAATATCGGGACCAGTTGGTTCCGAATTGAAATTCCAGAGTGATCCCTGTCACGACACCGATGGCGAAATTGATGAGAAAAATCTTGCCCCAGAACCTGGCCATTCTTTTGTACTCTTCATCGCCGGTTCTGACATAAGCGGTTTCCATGAGGGCAATGAGGATGGAAAGCCCTAGAGTGAGGGGGACAAAAAGGAAATGGAACATTGTTGCAGCCGCAAACTGAAGCCGCGAAAGCATGAGAACGTCCATAATCTCCTTCCTCTACTTTCTTCTGAAGAATGTTTTTGTACGTAGATACGTAAAAAAAGGATGCAGAACAACAGACGAAAAAACTCACAAGTTGCAGTATAGCCCAAGTCCTTTGCTGACTTTGAGCTGCAAACCGCTACAAGATCATTGCGGCGATTTCCTTGCCGTATCCCTGAGCCATCTGAATCCCGCCTCCAAGGGATGCCGACTTGAGCATAAGGGGGTACTTTGCCATCTTCATCTTGAAGACATTTTTCATGGTGTCGTAGATGCGGCCCGGAGCTTCTCCACTCCAACCGTATGCACCAAAAGAACCTCCCACTTTGCCCTCCAGGTTCGCTTTTTCCATGAGGAACAGGAAAGTTTTCATGGACTGGATCATCTCCCCATGATAGGTCGCCGCGCCGAGAACGACGGCGTCATAGGTTGCGGGGTCAATTCCCTTTTTTTCGTATTCGTTGACATTGATCACCGTCACTTCCATTCCGGATAAACGCATTCCCTCCGCGATGAGATCCGCGATACTCTTTGTCTGATTGGTCCTTGTTGCGTAAACTACCAGTGCTTTTGCCATCTCATTCTCCTCTTTTCCTGAGTGGTAAAAAAAGATTAGAGCGTCCGGTTTTTGGGTCACTTTATTCCGTGAACATATATTGGGGATGAGGGTTGCTTTTTTCTCCGGAAGCTCTCTTTATGTGGTTTTCCCATTCCGTTTCAGCCAGCTTCTTGATCTTGTATGCTGAATCCCGCACGACCCCATAAAGCACACCGCAGCCCGTATCCTCTCGCATTCTGTCGCCTTCGTCAGCGATTTCCGTCATCTGCTTCACCAACTCCAACGTTTTTTGAATCATTTCGTCACATGGCTTCATCGAGTCTTATGCTCCTCAAGTGAAATGGACTCTGACAAATGCGTTCCGTTTCCGATCCAAAAGGCAAGGTCCATGCCACTGTGGTTTTCGATGGGATGGGGTATATTAGAAAGAATAGAAATATCGATAAATTATAGGTTTATTAGGTCTGTGATTCTCATGTTTCGGAAGCCGATGCTGAGACAGATGTGAGACACATTCGCAGAGAAGGGGGTGCCCCCTGTTCTATGAGAGCGTGTGTCATAGATCGTCTTTTAAAGATTGGGAAGCGGAAGCGACGGTCAGAATGTCTCAAGTTCCGGCATGAGACAAAAGTGTATCCTGAGACATTTTTTCATCATCCAGGAATCGGTATAAGGTGGCTCGTCCCACGCCAAGGAGTTTTGCAGCCTTGGATTTATTGCCTCCGCTCTGAGTCAGCGCGGCTGAAACGGATTCTTTATTCAACTTTCGTGAGGGTCCCGGTGGGCACGGGCAGTTTTCTCGGGCCTTCAGTTCGAGAGGCAGGTCTTCCGGGCGGATCACGCTTCCTCTGGATTTGACGAGGGCGAAGTGGATGGCGTTCTGCAGTTCACGAATATTTCCCGGCCATGAATAGTCCATCATGAGGGAAAGAGCATCCTGGGAGAGATTCGCCGCTTTCTGTCCGCATTCTGTGGCTTTTTGCAGGAAGTGTGCGGCTAGAAGAGGAATATCGTTTTTTCTTTCTCTCAGAGGCGGAAGACGAAGAGGGACCACATTGAGCCGGTAATAAAGGTCTTCACGAAAATTCTGCTTCTCCATTTCCGATTTGAGATCCCGGTTGGTGGCGCTGATGATGCGCACATCCACTTTGATGGTCTCTTCTCCACCTACCCGCTCGAAGGTTCCTTCCTGGAGAACCCTCAGGAGTTTCACCTGCATGGCCTTGGGAAGCTCCGTCACTTCATCCAGGAATATGGTCCCCGTGTGGGCCAGTTCGAATCGACCTTTTTTGTCCCGAATGGCTCCTGAAAAGGCCCCCTTCACGTGGCCGAAAAGTTCGCTTTCCAACAAACCTTCGGGCAGCGCCCCGCAGTTGACGGGGACAAAGGGGCCTCCTCCCCGGCGGCTTTCATTGTGGATGGCGGTGGCCACAAGTTCCTTACCCGTTCCGGTTTCGCCAAAGATGTGTACGGGAAAGTCGTTGGTTGCCAGTTCCCTGATCTGTTCAAAGATGGAAAGTATTTTATGGTCCTGACCGATGATACCGCTGAAATGGCTGATTTCGCCGAGCCGGATCTTCAGTCCGAGAAAATCAGTCATGTCCCGAAATGCTGCGAGGACTCCCACGAAAGAACCCGACTCATCACGCATTCCCGACACCGACATTTCAATGCATCGAGGTTCCCCGTTTTTTGTGAGAATATTGATCGTATAGCCGGCGTGGGAAAAGGAATCGGGTGGACCGGAACAAAAAGAGCAGCGGTTTCCGCAGAATGGACTGCCGAAGACCTCATGGCAGTCTCTTCCTACGACTTCTTCTTTGGAGTAGCCGGTGATTTTTTCAGCCGCCCGATTGAAAAAGAGGATCCGCCTTTCTTTGTCATGGGCGATGATTCCCTCCAAGAGGTTGTCGAGGATGTGTTCGAGGTTCCTCTTGTCTGCCATCAATTGTTCGAGTGTCAGGGCTTTCATGCTTGAACCATTGGGTTGCGGAAAAGCAATGGCCATGTTTCCGTATTGAATGATTTCAATCGGTTGAGACGCTTCCCGGCGAAGAGAGAATCAACCCCGATGGAAGAGCTTCTCCAAAAATCCAGTCTTTTTCCCCGGTCATCAGAGCGATGTCCGGGTTGGAAAGCACTTCCCTGTAACGTTCGCTCTGAGGCAGGGGATCCAGCCATTGAGCCAGGCGGTCCCGGTCCTCCTGGGGCAAATCCCTTTCACGGTCTCCTGTGCGACGACCCAGTTGAAGCAACGCCTGAGCCAAGGCTTCTGTCGGCTCGAGGTCCAGGGACAGGAGGGTGTTCAGCCATAAAGAAGCTTCTCCACTGGGAACGACCAGATCGAGAGGCCCGTAAAAAGGAATCCTGGCACCCAATCTGCCGAGGGTCCACAGTTCCTGAGATTTGAATTTCCCTTTGCGGATTCTTTCCAAGGCGATGCGGCCGAGTTCCATTTTATTCTTTACCGGAAGGCGTTCAAAATTGGCCAGCGCCATCCAGATTTCGAGTTCTTCCTGAAGGCTCAGGCTCTTTAGAGGCCTTTTAGCGCCTTTCTTCTTTTTCTTATCCACCGGCTGAAGAATCGGCCATACCTGCTGAAAGATGTACCACTGATGCCCGGCTGTGAGTCCTCCTGCGACACGCCGCCAGAAAATCCACCATTCCGTGCGGTTCTGAGCCTGCCTCGCATATTGCAGCCCCTGGGGATAGATCTTCCAGATTTCTTTCATGCGCCATTCATCCAGTGGATCTCCAAAGCCGGGACGCAGACAATATCCAAGTAAATTGAACCACCTGGCTTCATGTTGGGGAGTGAGGGCATTTTCCTTTTTGCATTCGAGGAGGGTGTCCGCCAATTTTCGAATGAGGGGCGTGGGCCAGTTTTCTTTCCCCAGTTCCAACAGGGTGACCAGGTTTTTGACAAGTTTTTCAGGCGAGTTGTCAGAGGATGTTTCCCCTTTTCGAAAAACCCCTTTGATCGCCGCCTGTGCCCGTTCGATGATTTCGGTATCGAGGGTTTCACCTGTAGATACAGCAAGGGGTGCTTCCGGTTCGGCCGCCTGGCGCACGTCGAACTGCAATTGCCAGCGATGGGGGCTCTTCTGGGACTGACACCAGAGTTCCAGTGTGCCCACCTCCGTGAGGCGAATGGCGAGCAGAACGGGAAGCGCCTGGGCCGTGCTCTTCTTTCCGTAACGCAATACGGTGCGGATGGGAGGAAGTGGAGTGATCTCATCCGGGGAAAGGGTCAGCACATCCCCCAGGTGGTCTCCCAAGCGGGTGCTGGAACTGAAGATCTGAAAAGCCACAGGCTGATTGGCGAGCACTTCGAATGCCGGCCGGTTCAGTTGTGCTTCGAAACCTTCCTCCGTGCCGCGCGGAACCAGGCAGACAGCGGGGTGCGTTCCGCCGCTTTCACCTTCCCTGGAAACAGTGTTCACCTCCACGTAGTAAGATCTGGGACTGCCCGCCCCGATGCGCACTCCTTCTCCCTGGCGTACCAGGCCGTAGTAGGCCGCTCCAATGGCTACAGCCAGTTCAGGACGTGTGTTTTCCAGCTCGATGGGGATCCAGCCTTCTTTTGCTTCCGCTTCAAACCAGTGCTTCACCACCTCCAGAATGCGACGGCGGATGGATACCGGGGTGAGAGCTCCTCCGTTGAAGAGTACAAAATCGGGATAGAGAGCGTCCCGCCCCGTTTCCTGCTGCAGAAGGGACCTGTAACGCTTCCAGAAGGCGGCAAGATGACGCGTGACGGCAGCATCCTGTACGAAAGGGAGCCCCCATTCCGTAAGCCCGGACCGGCGGCCGCCCCTGGGAACTTCGTCAGGGGAGACAAAGGGAAAGAAGCCTTCCAGAATCAGTGCTTCGACCTGGGCTTTCGTGAGGGTCCCTTTCAGGGTATCGGCAATGAGCTTCCTTCCGGTGCCCATAAGGGAGATCGTGAATGTGTCGGGTGCAGCTTCTCTTGCTGCGCTTTCAGGGGAAGAAGAGAGGGTGGGTTCGGCTTCACCCAGAAGGACCTCCTTTGCCTTCCGGCATTGGTGCCAAAGCTGATGCCACCTTTTGGTGTCGAGCTTTCCGGGTTCGCCCACGAGCTGCACTTCCAGGTGTCTGGCAAGAGAGAGATCCATGTTGTCTCCGCCCAGCATCAGGTGATCCCCCACGGCGAGCCGATCGAACCGCAGCCCCTTTTCTCCCTCGCGAATGGCAATGATGGTGAAATCCGTCGTGCCTCCGCCCACGTCGCAGACCAGGATCATTTGCCCCGGTTGCATTTGCGTCTGCCAGTCGTCTTCGTGTCGGGCGAGCCAGGCATAGAATGCCGCAAGGGGCTCTTCCAGAAGAACGATCCTGGGAAGCCCCGCATTGCGTGCCGCTGTCACCGTGAGTTCGCGCGCCACTTCGTCGAAGGATGCGGGAACCGTGAGAATGACCAGCTGCTCTTCCAACCGGAAGCCTTCACGCCCACGTCCGATGATTTCGTTCCAGGATTCCCTCATGTGCTGCAGATACCGGGCGCTGGCGTCCACAGGCGAAACTTTCTGCACATCGGAGCCCGCTCCCCATGGCAATATGGCTCCCGTCCGGTCCACGCCGCCGTGGCAGAGCCAGGATTTGGCCGAGGAAACCATTCTACCGGGCACGAGGGCCCCCTGTTCCCTTGCGAACTCCCCGACAGCGAAATTCCGTTTTGAGTCCCAGGGAAGAGCGGTGCTCTCGGGAGGCAATTCATAAGGGCCCGGCAGGTAGAGAAAAGAAGGCAAAACCGGGCGGCGGCTTACTTCGCCTGGGGCGGTCAGCTGAGGGAATTCCAAGAATTGAATTTCTCTGGGCTGTTTGTCTTTCCGGGACAGGTCGACATAGGCCAGGGCCGAATTGGTCGTACCGAGGTCTATGCCGACAATATATCGATAGGTAATATCCTCAAACTCAAACGGATTGTCCATTCACTCTTTTCCAGATGATCTCTCTGCCGCAAAAACTACTCTTCTTCCCGTTCCCGAAGATTGAATTCCAGCTTCCAGCGCCGCTCTTCGTCGCGTGCCACGCACCAGAGCTCCAGTGTGCCGACCTCCGTCACCTTGCTTTCGAGCCATACGGGAATGATATTGCCCCCGGCTTCGGCATCGCTTGCGGGGAGCACCGTTTCCATGGTGGTCACTTCTTCGATTTCACCGCTCCAATCTTCCACGATTTCACCGATCTGATCCTTCTTACGCAACGTGGAAGAGAGCAGGTGAAATACGGCGGGTTCTCCCACTACCAGGCCGAATTCTCGTTCCCGAATGTCCGCTTCGGTCCCTTCTTCCATGCCGAAGGGAACCACGCACAGCGCTTTCATGGGTGTGGGAATGCCGGGCACGGCGGGCATGGAACTCTCGATTCCAATGTAGTAGGGACGGCCGACACCGCCGCGGATGCGAATGCCCCGCCCGAGCCTCGCCAGCCCATAGTAAGTTGCACCGTGAGCCACAGCCAGGTCGAGATCTTCCGAAGCCAGTTCTCTCAGTTCCTGATCCGGATTCCAGTTCTTCAAGACGGTAAGGATTCTCTGGCGGATCAGCTCGGATTTCATGACCCCCCCGTTGAAAAGCACGGCAGTGGGATAGGGAACGGTGGAACCGGTTTCTCCATTACCCCCCTGAGCCTGACGCCCGAGAAAACGGGCCAGATGGCGCGTCACCGCTGGGTCTGATTCATAGGGAAGGCCCATTTCCCGAATGCCTACCCTGGGTTTTTCCACGGGGTAATCGGTTTTTCCGGTGATAGGGAAAAAACCGTTGAGAAGGATTGTGTCCACTTCCTCCCGTGAAAGTTCCGTGCGGATGGTTCCGCCGATAAGGGAACTGCCCCGTCCCAGGATGACGATGGGTTCGGATTGGGCGTCGGGTTGAGCCAGGAGGCGCTCTTTGGCCACCCGGCAGCTGTGAACGAGTCCTCGAAACTGCCATGCATCGAGCTTGGTGCCTTTTTGGGCCAGTTTGGCCTGGACGGCGTAAGCGAGAGTCAGGTCCATGTTGTCGCCGCCAAGGAGGATATGATCACCCACGGCCACGCGGCGTAAAGCCAGCTCCCCTTCTTCTTCCGTGACCTGGATGAGGCTGAAGTCTGTTGTCCCGCCCCCGAGATCACACACCAGGATGGATTCCCCCACATGGACGGCCTTTCGCCACCGGTCCTTGTGGAACTCAATCCATGCGTAAAAAGCCGCCTGGGGTTCTTCCAGCAGGGTTGCATTCTGAAGACCCGCGGACTGGGCGGCTTTGACGGTCAATTCTCTTGCGACGGCATCGAAAGAAGCGGGCACGGTGAGGTAGATTTCCTGCAACTCGAAGCG
This region of Desulforhabdus amnigena genomic DNA includes:
- a CDS encoding potassium transporter Kup encodes the protein MKKLSSSNGGNPSSLHPLHSLESSKSHPSAEIEALNSGVSPRARTLALALGALGVVYGDIGTSPLYAVKECFHGLHAIALNTGNILGVLSLIFWSLTMVVSIKYVAFILRADNNGEGGIYALLALIPVSKSSIPTRIHSAVVIAAIFGAALLYGDGIITPAISVLSAIEGLKVATESASSFILPLTCVVLLLLFLVQRHGTAGIGKVFGPIVLIWFAAIAALGIAAIKSNPHILIALNPLYAISFFAENRLHGMVVLGSVVLCITGGEALYADLGHFGTKAIRLSWFSIAFPALLLNYFGQGALLLDNPDFAFNPFYGLVPKSFLYPMVALSTMATVIASQAMITGVFSLTQQAVQLGFSPRMHIVHTSSETRGQIYVPHINYALMLACIGLVLAFRESSRLAGAYGIAVTATMGITSVLYFFVTTRRWQWSLWKAIPLVGIFIVFDLAYFGSNLLKLADGGWFTLAVGAVIMIAMTTWRDGRAELARKMLSTRFPLSLFIEDVAQKNPQRVQGTAVFMTVSPVGTPSALLHHFKHNHVLHEKIILLSVRSVDFPTLPDDERLNMEDLGQGFYRIVAFYGFREMPDVPEVLKMASRFGIQIEPSATTYFLGRETLLTTGDSKMMQWRKTLFSFMSRNAWTAPAYFGIPSDRVIEIGVQIEL
- a CDS encoding phosphate ABC transporter substrate-binding protein; its protein translation is MGKNGGVSTLLVLVLMGLLFFSNPALCGDLDSFAGLEGTINIAGGTAHIPVMNDAAKAIMTYNPKIRITIEGGGSGIGVQKVGEGLVDIGNTGRPLSEDEISKYGLKSYPFALDGVAIVVHPDNPLTGLSAQQAKDVFAGTIANWKDVGGKDAPIHLFGRDEASGTREVFWEKLLKKGPVATATNIVPSNGAMKVAVSQDKDAIGYVSIGHVDQSIKALALDGVAATQENAMNGSYPVVRKLYMNTKGEPSKLVKAFIDYVMSSEGAEIVKKHGYIPLQTK
- a CDS encoding cytochrome ubiquinol oxidase subunit I, producing MDVLMLSRLQFAAATMFHFLFVPLTLGLSILIALMETAYVRTGDEEYKRMARFWGKIFLINFAIGVVTGITLEFQFGTNWSRYSTYVGDIFGSLLAIEATLAFFLESTFIAVWAFGWNRLSPKAHAVSIWLVAIASNLSAWWILIANSWMQHPVGFTIRNGRAELTDFLAVITQPFAMHTIVHTLSAAYILSGFFVMSICAYHLLKKQHTTFFAKSFRMGLALALIFSIVEVVQGHMHGAEVAKVQPTKLAAMESLWETTQRAPQYLFLIPDEKNEKNLVEFGGMPGALSMLAYHSPNATVKGLKDFPKEERPPVTLSFVSFRIMIALGFLFLFLTIYGWFRRNKLEESPGFLKIMLYAVPLPYLAAEAGWTLAEVGRQPWVVYGIMKTSDAVSPIATSQVFVSLLAFIGVYSLLGAVAFYLIISHARKGPQPEAVAA
- the cydB gene encoding cytochrome d ubiquinol oxidase subunit II produces the protein MLESIWFVLWGVLWAIYFMLDGFDLGIGTLMPFLAKDETDKRVVYHAMGPYWNGNEVWLITAGGVTFAAFPATYAVMFSGLYSALMLILFALILRGVANEFRHQVENPRWKSIWDACLFIGSLAPALLLGVAFANIFQGIPIDEAGVFQGNLFSLLNPYGLLGGIFFTLLFTVHGAVWLAVKTEGELHDRSAALAGKLWIALAVVAVAFLVCTWFYTRLYDNYLQNPFLFMVPIVLIPFIAVGALVMLRIYMARGHWWKTWFASCTLIVGVTLFGVAGLYPNLLPSSINPAYSMTIFNSASSPLTLKIMLGVALIFVPIIIIYQSWVYHFFKDKVKTSELAQEEGY
- a CDS encoding sigma-54 interaction domain-containing protein; protein product: MKALTLEQLMADKRNLEHILDNLLEGIIAHDKERRILFFNRAAEKITGYSKEEVVGRDCHEVFGSPFCGNRCSFCSGPPDSFSHAGYTINILTKNGEPRCIEMSVSGMRDESGSFVGVLAAFRDMTDFLGLKIRLGEISHFSGIIGQDHKILSIFEQIRELATNDFPVHIFGETGTGKELVATAIHNESRRGGGPFVPVNCGALPEGLLESELFGHVKGAFSGAIRDKKGRFELAHTGTIFLDEVTELPKAMQVKLLRVLQEGTFERVGGEETIKVDVRIISATNRDLKSEMEKQNFREDLYYRLNVVPLRLPPLRERKNDIPLLAAHFLQKATECGQKAANLSQDALSLMMDYSWPGNIRELQNAIHFALVKSRGSVIRPEDLPLELKARENCPCPPGPSRKLNKESVSAALTQSGGNKSKAAKLLGVGRATLYRFLDDEKMSQDTLLSHAGT
- a CDS encoding flavodoxin domain-containing protein encodes the protein MAKALVVYATRTNQTKSIADLIAEGMRLSGMEVTVINVNEYEKKGIDPATYDAVVLGAATYHGEMIQSMKTFLFLMEKANLEGKVGGSFGAYGWSGEAPGRIYDTMKNVFKMKMAKYPLMLKSASLGGGIQMAQGYGKEIAAMIL